One genomic segment of Helianthus annuus cultivar XRQ/B chromosome 14, HanXRQr2.0-SUNRISE, whole genome shotgun sequence includes these proteins:
- the LOC118486535 gene encoding uncharacterized protein LOC118486535: MQKMKKVDVDAGGPATRTRAGQQSRAVSKTKKIVKRKLIVDSDSEMAGEFTLGHKGDAVEPEKHATVVRETKKEKQERVLRRSGKPPKSNNWPKIKTRSAPMQLYKCIKSLTSNQQEDVKRMGFGKMLSFNISSIPAKLAHYVVDHFNTEEMAIEMSCGSISVDVESVHDLFGIPNKGINMQNVKQSEKLDGAVMAWRKRYRSRFVAPTKLAQSISTSDEDNSFNFRLDFLMLFLTVMVECNRNGRMKEWILKSLTGNTDFSKINWCAYVIQQIKSCKDGWKRYDPDSPFSGPLTLLALLYVDRVKCTGLEVDRSINPIVLWNKNELKKRERLEIKTGGFGRGSLHEVAVVKRDFRKTELRVNDEVLNNEIESITKHLDVMEAKKLTVQKKLEVVFNAHPRNVQVQKLIQRYEKIVHSRKTRVWLVPDTPQKKIAGVLMSLKKTMETPENDYTEEDQDNAATATEVANVDGMNFFAYLLKFN; the protein is encoded by the exons ATGCAGAAAATGAAAAAAG TTGATGTCGATGCGGGCGGGCCAGCAACACGTACTAGAGCAG GTCAACAATCACGGGCGGTTAGCAAAACAAAGAAAATCGTGAAAAGGAAATTAATAG TCGACAGCGACTCAGAGATGGCTGGAGAATTCACCTTGGGTCACAAAGGCGATGCGGTCGAGCCAGAGAAACATGCAACTGTGGTGAGggaaacaaaaaaagaaaaacaagaacgGGTGCTAAGGCGAAGTGGGAAACCACCAAAAAGCAATAATTGGCCAAAAATAAAAACACGTTCAGCGCCTATGCAATTGTACAAATGCATCAAGTCTCTAACCAGTAATCAACAAGAGGATGTGAAGAGGATGGGGTTTGGTAAGATGCTATCTTTCAACATCAGTAGCATACCTGCAAAGCTTGCACACTATGTTGTGGATCACTTCAATACAGAAGAAATGGCTATCGAGATGTCCTGTGGGTCAATAAGTGTTGATGTTGAGTCTGTGCATGACCTTTTTGGAATTCCTAACAAAGGCATAAACATGCAAAATGTAAAACAATCTGAGAAGCTTGATGGTGCTGTTATGGCATGGCGAAAAAGATACCGTTCACGATTTGTAGCGCCGACAAAACTGGCACAATCTATAAGCACAAGTGATGAAGACAATAGTTTCAATTTCCGTCTAGACTTCCTGATGTTATTCTTAACCGTCATGGTTGAGTGTAATAGAAATGGGCGAATGAAGGAGTGGATTTTGAAAAGTTTAACTGGAAATACGGATTTCAGTAAAATTAATTGGTGTGCCTACGTCATTCAGcaaattaaatcttgtaaagacgGATGGAAGAGGTATGATCCTGATTCTCCATTTTCAGGTCCACTCACGCTTTTGGCT CTGTTGTACGTTGACCGAGTTAAATGCACCGGACTTGAAGTGGACCGGTCAATCAACCCAATCGTATTGTGGAATAAAAACGAATTGAAAAAGAGAGAAAGATTGGAGATTAAAACAGGTGGGTTTGGAAGAGGCAGCTTGCATGAAGTTGCTGTGGTTAAACGGGATTTTAGGAAAACTGAGTTACGAGTTAATGATGAAGTTCTTAAT AATGAGATTGAATCTATTACAAAGCATTTGGATGTCATGGAAGCCAAAAAGCTAACGGTACAAAAAAAGTTGGAGGTTGTGTTTAATGCTCATCCACGCAATGTGCAAGTTCAGAAATTGATACAACGGTATGAGAAGATTGTTCACTCCAGGAAAACAAGGGTGTGGCTTGTGCCTGATACCCCACAGAAAAAAATTGCCGGGGTCCTCATGTCTCTCAAGAAGACAATGGAAACCCCTGAAAATGATTACACGGAAG AAGATCAAGATAATGCCGCAACTGCAACTGAGGTGGCAAACGTTGATGGTATGAACTTTTTTGCATACCTACTTAAATTCAATTAA
- the LOC118486536 gene encoding uncharacterized protein LOC118486536 produces MVVSLSSGVTRKFGESAEDIIFNSIYGTEITKTLMRTLREEVKVFPDVVDAWDSWLLTDSACDDDERMKTFIERVTDAGAYEFIGLKMVFFPILENDQYYLIVFDLKKGAITVIDHRPDRTPLVGIRDHQDYYIKDTPYKVKHMMDVYLELCEHPAKDEISAAKIERCNIKWATPAHPMDSAVFLMQHMQKFNGINEPFECGFSSHWKKKQKQILALRKKFATRMLLSNVNLMNAKVREAALTV; encoded by the exons ATGGTCGTCTCTTTGTCTAGCGGGGTAACAAGAAAATTTGGTGAATCTGCTGA AGATATTATATTCAATAGTATTTACGGCACCGAAATCACAAAGACGCTGATGCGCACATTGAGGGAGGAAGTGAAGGTGTTCCCTGACGTGGTTGATGCTTGG GACAGCTGGTTATTGACAGATTCTGcttgtgatgatgatgaacgTATGAAAACGTTCATCGAAAGGGTGACGGATGCGGGCGCATATGAGTTCATTGGGTTGAAAATGGTTTTCTTTCCAATCCTTGAGAATGATCAATATTACTTGATTGTCTTCGATCTGAAAAAAGGCGCAATAACAGTGATAGACCACAGGCCTGATCGCACACCCTTAGTTGGCATTAGGGATCATCAAGACTACTACATTAAAGACACACCGTACAAAGTG AAGCATATGATGGACGTTTATTTGGAGCTTTGCGAACATCCGGCAAAAGATGAAATCTCAGCAGCCAAGATTGAAAGGTGTAATATCAAATGGGCGACCCCTGCGCATCCAATGGATAGTGCGGTATTCCTTATGCAGCACATGCAGAAATTTAACGGCATCAATGAACCTTTTGAATGTGGTTTTAGCAGCCACTGGAAGAAAAAGCAAAAACAGATTCTTGCCCTCCGAAAAAAATTCGCTACACGCATGCTACTCTCTAATGTGAATTTGATGAACGCGAAGGTTCGCGAGGCTGCATTAACAGTGTAA